A region of Vitis riparia cultivar Riparia Gloire de Montpellier isolate 1030 chromosome 12, EGFV_Vit.rip_1.0, whole genome shotgun sequence DNA encodes the following proteins:
- the LOC117925812 gene encoding thioredoxin 1: MATALHFVILPCSSSSNPRAALLPGVVPSPTVVSVGRSSFSLPEFSGLKIHTNSNSALASLNSRTSRVFRRGGRIVCEAQETALDVPIVTDTTWQSLVLKATGPVLVEFWAPWCGPCRIIHPVVAELSEEYAGKLKFFKLNTDDSPSIATQYGIRSVPTTMIFINGEKKDAVIGAVPKTTLTASIEKFL; encoded by the exons ATGGCCACTGCGTTACATTTTGTCATCCTCCCTTGTTCTTCTTCCTCCAATCCCCGTGCGGCTTTGCTGCCTGGGGTGGTGCCGTCGCCGACAGTCGTATCGGTAGGCCGGAGTTCTTTTTCGTTGCCAGAATTCTCGGGTTTGAAGATCCACACCAATTCAAATTCTGCTTTGGCTTCATTGAATTCGAGGACTTCGAGGGTTTTTCGTCGAGGAGGGCGAATTGTGTGTGAAGCTCAGGAGACGGCTCTTGATG TTCCTATTGTGACTGATACAACATGGCAGTCACTTGTTCTCAAGGCCACTGGCCCTGTGCTGGTTGAGTTCTGGGCCCCATGGTGCGGCCCCTGCCGTATCATCCATCCGGTAGTAGCTGAACTCTCTGAAGAGTATGCAGGGAAGCTCAAGTTCTTTAAACTGAATACTGATGATAGTCCTTCAATTGCAACCCAATATGGAATCCGAAGCGTCCCAACAACCATGATATTCATCAACGGTGAGAAGAAAGATGCAGTCATTGGTGCAGTGCCTAAAACCACACTAACTGCTAGCATTGAGAAGTTTTTGTAG
- the LOC117927323 gene encoding uncharacterized protein LOC117927323 isoform X3 has product MLSTARVFACNFKPSQSPPLRSKTQMEARTRSPQITFSRSGSLSPPRESLREENGGGTAIALQEWQGWGTESPLPERVAEIVHELKYLEKDFNAEMSFGGVGGKLQGDFKIQEDKKHRATYQALGDSEKKLQFFSARQIACRLLGSRGYLCQKCWLALEDCMCSKVIPCALWHGIRFWLYMHPKDFLRQNNTGKLLWQVFGVKAATLCLFGIAEHEEIMWNTFALAGKSNVWCLYPNKNAPTKSVQDSFAQESLGGLECPSTQTNREKILNFILIDGTWNNSAAMFRRLKEQAKLAWGEEDLPCISLAMGASAMHKLRSPQQCF; this is encoded by the exons ATGCTTTCTACAGCTAGGGTCTTCGCCTGCAACTTCAAACCCTCTCAATCTCCGCCATTACGCAGCAAAACCCAGATGGAGGCACGAACCAGAAGCCCACAAATCACCTTCTCGAGATCTGGCTCTCTTTCCCCTCCAAGGGAAAGCCTCAGAGAAGAGAATGGTGGTGGAACTGCCATTGCGTTGCAGGAATGGCAGGGTTGGGGAACAGAGTCTCCGTTACCTGAAAGGGTTGCTGAGATTGTTCATGAATTGAAGTATTTGGAGAAAGACTTCAATGCGGAGATGAGTTTTGGTGGGGTTGGTGGTAAACTGCAG GGAGATTTCAAGATTCAAGAGGATAAAAAGCACAGAGCAACTTATCAGGCTTTAGGTGATTCTGAGAAAAAGCTCCAATTCTTTTCAGCTCGACAAATAGCATGCCGCTTGCTTGGAAGTAGGGGTTACCTTTGTCAGAAG TGCTGGCTTGCTCTGGAAGATTGTATGTGTTCTAAAGTGATTCCTTGCGCTCTATGGCATGGCATACGGTTCTGGTTGTATATGCATCCAAAG GATTTTCTACGGCAGAACAATACTGGAAAGTTGCTGTGGCAAGTGTTTGGTGTTAAAGCTGCAACTTTGTGCCTCTTTGGCATTGCTGAACATGAAGAGATCATGTGGAATACATTTGCACTTGCAG GGAAAAGCAATGTTTGGTGCCTTTATCCCAATAAGAATGCGCCAACAAAATCAGTTCAGGATAGCTTTGCTCAGGAATCTTTGGGAGGTCTAGAATGCCCATCAACACAG ACAAACAGAGAAAAAATTCTgaactttattttaattgatggCACATGGAACAACTCCGCAGCAATGTTCAGGCGTTTGAAG GAACAAGCAAAGTTAGCTTGGGGAGAGGAGGATCTTCCTTGTATATCTCTGGCCATGGGTGCCTCTGCAATGCATAAACTTCG ATCCCCTCAACAGTGTTTTTAG
- the LOC117927323 gene encoding uncharacterized protein LOC117927323 isoform X1, which translates to MLSTARVFACNFKPSQSPPLRSKTQMEARTRSPQITFSRSGSLSPPRESLREENGGGTAIALQEWQGWGTESPLPERVAEIVHELKYLEKDFNAEMSFGGVGGKLQGDFKIQEDKKHRATYQALGDSEKKLQFFSARQIACRLLGSRGYLCQKCWLALEDCMCSKVIPCALWHGIRFWLYMHPKDFLRQNNTGKLLWQVFGVKAATLCLFGIAEHEEIMWNTFALAGKSNVWCLYPNKNAPTKSVQDSFAQESLGGLECPSTQTNREKILNFILIDGTWNNSAAMFRRLKEQAKLAWGEEDLPCISLAMGASAMHKLRPQPSWDRTCTAAAAIGLLSELQLIPEFGSYGLDKQAEAVEDALAVLLEALTARRLRMGRSISRKQRHNTDIC; encoded by the exons ATGCTTTCTACAGCTAGGGTCTTCGCCTGCAACTTCAAACCCTCTCAATCTCCGCCATTACGCAGCAAAACCCAGATGGAGGCACGAACCAGAAGCCCACAAATCACCTTCTCGAGATCTGGCTCTCTTTCCCCTCCAAGGGAAAGCCTCAGAGAAGAGAATGGTGGTGGAACTGCCATTGCGTTGCAGGAATGGCAGGGTTGGGGAACAGAGTCTCCGTTACCTGAAAGGGTTGCTGAGATTGTTCATGAATTGAAGTATTTGGAGAAAGACTTCAATGCGGAGATGAGTTTTGGTGGGGTTGGTGGTAAACTGCAG GGAGATTTCAAGATTCAAGAGGATAAAAAGCACAGAGCAACTTATCAGGCTTTAGGTGATTCTGAGAAAAAGCTCCAATTCTTTTCAGCTCGACAAATAGCATGCCGCTTGCTTGGAAGTAGGGGTTACCTTTGTCAGAAG TGCTGGCTTGCTCTGGAAGATTGTATGTGTTCTAAAGTGATTCCTTGCGCTCTATGGCATGGCATACGGTTCTGGTTGTATATGCATCCAAAG GATTTTCTACGGCAGAACAATACTGGAAAGTTGCTGTGGCAAGTGTTTGGTGTTAAAGCTGCAACTTTGTGCCTCTTTGGCATTGCTGAACATGAAGAGATCATGTGGAATACATTTGCACTTGCAG GGAAAAGCAATGTTTGGTGCCTTTATCCCAATAAGAATGCGCCAACAAAATCAGTTCAGGATAGCTTTGCTCAGGAATCTTTGGGAGGTCTAGAATGCCCATCAACACAG ACAAACAGAGAAAAAATTCTgaactttattttaattgatggCACATGGAACAACTCCGCAGCAATGTTCAGGCGTTTGAAG GAACAAGCAAAGTTAGCTTGGGGAGAGGAGGATCTTCCTTGTATATCTCTGGCCATGGGTGCCTCTGCAATGCATAAACTTCG GCCCCAACCATCTTGGGATCGTACCTGTACAGCAGCAGCAGCCATTGGCCTCCTCTCTGAGCTCCAACTTATTCCAGAGTTTGGCTCATATGGATTGGATAAGCAAGCAGAAGCAGTGGAAGATGCCTTAGCAGTTCTATTAGAAGCACTCACAGCTCGACGCCTTCGCATGGGCAGGTCCATCTCTCGTAAGCAGAGACACAACACTGACATCTGTTAA
- the LOC117927323 gene encoding uncharacterized protein LOC117927323 isoform X2: MLSTARVFACNFKPSQSPPLRSKTQMEARTRSPQITFSRSGSLSPPRESLREENGGGTAIALQEWQGWGTESPLPERVAEIVHELKYLEKDFNAEMSFGGVGGKLQGDFKIQEDKKHRATYQALGDSEKKLQFFSARQIACRLLGSRGYLCQKCWLALEDCMCSKVIPCALWHGIRFWLYMHPKDFLRQNNTGKLLWQVFGVKAATLCLFGIAEHEEIMWNTFALAGKSNVWCLYPNKNAPTKSVQDSFAQESLGGLECPSTQEQAKLAWGEEDLPCISLAMGASAMHKLRPQPSWDRTCTAAAAIGLLSELQLIPEFGSYGLDKQAEAVEDALAVLLEALTARRLRMGRSISRKQRHNTDIC, translated from the exons ATGCTTTCTACAGCTAGGGTCTTCGCCTGCAACTTCAAACCCTCTCAATCTCCGCCATTACGCAGCAAAACCCAGATGGAGGCACGAACCAGAAGCCCACAAATCACCTTCTCGAGATCTGGCTCTCTTTCCCCTCCAAGGGAAAGCCTCAGAGAAGAGAATGGTGGTGGAACTGCCATTGCGTTGCAGGAATGGCAGGGTTGGGGAACAGAGTCTCCGTTACCTGAAAGGGTTGCTGAGATTGTTCATGAATTGAAGTATTTGGAGAAAGACTTCAATGCGGAGATGAGTTTTGGTGGGGTTGGTGGTAAACTGCAG GGAGATTTCAAGATTCAAGAGGATAAAAAGCACAGAGCAACTTATCAGGCTTTAGGTGATTCTGAGAAAAAGCTCCAATTCTTTTCAGCTCGACAAATAGCATGCCGCTTGCTTGGAAGTAGGGGTTACCTTTGTCAGAAG TGCTGGCTTGCTCTGGAAGATTGTATGTGTTCTAAAGTGATTCCTTGCGCTCTATGGCATGGCATACGGTTCTGGTTGTATATGCATCCAAAG GATTTTCTACGGCAGAACAATACTGGAAAGTTGCTGTGGCAAGTGTTTGGTGTTAAAGCTGCAACTTTGTGCCTCTTTGGCATTGCTGAACATGAAGAGATCATGTGGAATACATTTGCACTTGCAG GGAAAAGCAATGTTTGGTGCCTTTATCCCAATAAGAATGCGCCAACAAAATCAGTTCAGGATAGCTTTGCTCAGGAATCTTTGGGAGGTCTAGAATGCCCATCAACACAG GAACAAGCAAAGTTAGCTTGGGGAGAGGAGGATCTTCCTTGTATATCTCTGGCCATGGGTGCCTCTGCAATGCATAAACTTCG GCCCCAACCATCTTGGGATCGTACCTGTACAGCAGCAGCAGCCATTGGCCTCCTCTCTGAGCTCCAACTTATTCCAGAGTTTGGCTCATATGGATTGGATAAGCAAGCAGAAGCAGTGGAAGATGCCTTAGCAGTTCTATTAGAAGCACTCACAGCTCGACGCCTTCGCATGGGCAGGTCCATCTCTCGTAAGCAGAGACACAACACTGACATCTGTTAA
- the LOC117926918 gene encoding GPI-anchored protein LLG1-like, producing the protein MAFNPCFSLLLLFLLTCLVTSASSSFISHDVLQSHESTGRTLLQTKKSCPVNFEFLNYTIITSQCKGPQYSPKLCCGAFKDFACPYADELNDLTNDCASTMFSYINLYGKYPPGLFASECREGKEGLECPAQAPSTESAKDSVNASRGQIVSSYSMLTLLAGFLVLLFHLF; encoded by the exons ATGGCCTTCAATCCATGTTTCTCTTTGctcctcctcttcctcctcaCTTGCTTGGTCACCTCCGCTTCCTCTTCTTTCATTTCTc ATGACGTCCTTCAATCTCATGAATCTACTGGCCGTACCCTCCTCCAGACCAAAAAGA GTTGCCCTGTGaactttgaatttttgaattacaCAATCATCACAAGCCAGTGTAAAGGACCCCAGTACTCACCCAAGCTCTGTTGTGGTGCCTTTAAGGACTTTGCTTGCCCTTATGCTGATGAGTTGAATGATCTGACAAATGATTGTGCCTCAACCATGTTCAGCTACATAAACCTCTATGGAAAATACCCACCTGGCCTGTTTGCTAGCGAGTGTCGAGAAGGAAAGGAAGGTCTGGAGTGTCCTGCTCAGGCACCATCAACTGAATCAGCTAAAGATTCCGTTAATGCAAGCAGAGGTCAGATAGTCTCTTCTTACTCAATGCTGACACTGTTGGCTGGCTTCCTAGTGTTATTATTCCACTTGTTTTGA
- the LOC117926919 gene encoding uncharacterized protein LOC117926919, translating into MKKSGFFAASVAAASATAISAPSSSGFLCNSKIQLSRDEAVAGKDIENSESQRSSSADRFAPRFDGLRFIETLVTAHR; encoded by the exons ATGAAGAAATCAGGATTCTTTGCGGCTTCCGTTGCCGCGGCCTCTGCTACTGCAATCTCTGCGCCGTCCTCTTCGGGTTTCCTCTGCAATTCAAAGATTCAACTTTCTCGCGAT GAGGCTGTTGCGGGGAAAGATATTGAAAATTCAGAATCACAAAGATCGTCCTCCGCGGATAGATTTGCGCCAAGGTTCGATGGGTTGAGGTTCATTGAAACCCTGGTCACTGCTCACCGATAA